The proteins below are encoded in one region of Fibrella aestuarina BUZ 2:
- a CDS encoding PRTRC system ThiF family protein: protein MTSVHLTAKYLISPQNPITVNLIGAGGTGSQVLTALARMNVAMLALGHPGLYVCVWDHDTVSRANMGRQLFAQCEVGQHKAVALINRTNRFFGTNWKAIAHKYEKANLWQSPFAHGSANVTISCVDTVAARFQIADTLKTLNVHEDHRDRPYYWMDFGNSLTSGQVMLSTVGKHKQPDSKKFKTVAHLPFITDEYADALRNTVETNEPSCSLAEALERQDLFINPTLAQMGCKLLWNLFREGMTPNRGFFLNLADFRSMPLPV, encoded by the coding sequence ATGACTTCGGTACATCTTACTGCTAAATACCTGATTAGCCCTCAAAACCCCATTACAGTCAACCTTATCGGCGCTGGCGGCACCGGTAGTCAGGTGTTGACTGCACTGGCCCGAATGAATGTAGCCATGCTGGCGCTTGGCCACCCCGGTCTGTATGTATGTGTATGGGACCACGATACGGTCAGTCGCGCCAACATGGGCCGACAGTTGTTTGCTCAGTGCGAGGTTGGCCAGCACAAGGCGGTAGCTCTGATTAACCGCACAAACCGGTTTTTCGGCACCAATTGGAAAGCGATTGCTCACAAGTACGAGAAGGCTAATTTATGGCAAAGCCCCTTCGCGCATGGGTCGGCGAATGTGACCATTAGCTGCGTCGATACTGTGGCTGCCCGTTTCCAGATTGCCGATACGCTCAAAACCCTTAACGTTCATGAGGACCACCGCGACCGCCCCTATTACTGGATGGATTTTGGGAATAGCCTCACCAGCGGGCAGGTCATGCTCTCAACTGTTGGCAAGCACAAGCAACCGGACTCCAAGAAATTCAAGACGGTAGCGCATCTTCCGTTCATCACCGACGAGTACGCCGACGCGCTGCGGAACACAGTCGAGACAAACGAACCCTCCTGCTCACTGGCCGAAGCCTTGGAGCGCCAGGATTTATTCATCAACCCGACGCTGGCGCAAATGGGCTGCAAACTGCTGTGGAACCTGTTTCGGGAAGGTATGACACCCAACCGGGGTTTCTTCCTGAATCTGGCTGACTTCCGCTCGATGCCCTTGCCGGTATGA